ATATGGATTCGGTACCACCCGTACCTGATCGAGCCTGTCTTTGGCTGATTCATTATCCACGTTAGATGATTTAGTGGTGTACGAATAGGTATCGCCGGAACCAAACGACTTATACGTCTTGATTTCATAAATATCGCCGGCTTCAGGCAACTCTCCTGTTGGCACGCGCCCTTGTCCCAGCACTGTTTCATATACAATTCGGAATTCAAAAACCGGGCTCAGAGAATCACCAAAACTGTCGTAGATATAGACGAATTCACGATCGCCCAATCTTCCGTCCTGGGTGCCCTGCGTTTCATCGAAAGCAAATGGTACTTCTTCTCCGGTAACAGTATTAGTTACGGTGAAGTTGACATCCACAGCCGGAGTATTTCTGGCACTTGGTCCCGTACCATTCACCGTATCAAGGGAGGTTGCAACATTCTGATCAAAAAATTCAATTTCATAATCATATGGAGCTTCCAAAGCCGAAAACTGCCAAAACGGACTGTTACTCAACGTTCCATCACGAACCAGTACGTCAATTTTAAGGGAATCACCGTCAACCCATCCTGATTCATCCTGATTTATACGGGTTTCATCATTCTGGAAAGCCAGTCTCATGCCATCAAAGATATTTGATTCGGCATCCGAAAGCGGCACATCGGAAAGTATGATATCGCCATTGTTAACCACAGAATAGGTGGTTGCCGGGTAGGTATTTCCCGGGAAGCGTACTTCGTATTCTGCATTTTCTTTCAGGAATACCGGGTCCAGAACTTCCACAAATACATCACCGGTTGCAGTTCCCTGTGGATGACCTACATCACCTACAACAGAACCGGCCTGGTATCCCAAAACAGGAGTATTTGGCTCTACTTCCACTACGTTAATATCTGTTACCGTAGAACCGTCATCCCGAATAGTTACCGAGAAGTTATTCTCAGCGGGATAAAAATCAATACTTCCCCTATCGTATGCAGCCAATGCATAATAATAGGTTTGGCCGTTCACCACATTGGTATCAACAAAGGAATGCTTGAGGCCGGTATCATCCCCTAAATAGAAGGGTACACCACGTACACGATCGGCAAGATCAGGGTTGTACACATAGGTCGGGTCGTTCTGTCCGGTTGAGGTGTCTTCCGCTGCCTGCCACAATCCGTTAATACCATTATCCAGATCAAACTGTGCGATCGGCTCCAGCAGAGCATCATTTCCAAAGGCATCAGTAATTCTACCCGGATCCAGGAAGTTGGGGTCGGTACTTTTGAAGATTTTGTAGCCCTCAAAATCCTGTCCTAAAATCGGGTCAATACTTTCTTCTGCAATGCTATTCCAGTAGAGGGTAACTCGTTCATCGCCAACGGCCGCTTTAAGGGTTGGTTTTTCCGGCGGACGGGCAAAGTTGTAATTCCGGTTATAGATTTCCTGAATAGTCTGCACGTTGTTGGTGATGTTGGCAAGGTCTTCTCCAAATACCAAAGCAAGTGAAAAACGAATGGTTTCGCCCGGCTCGAGTCGGAAATACCCGGAGCTAAAGATAAAGTCACCATCTACACCACCAGCCTGTCTGTCTTCGTTAAGCTGGTTATTTGGAGTGAAGAAGCCCGGAGACATGGCATCCCAAACCTGGGAGTCTTCATTCAGACGTACAGCACCCGGAGGTGTGAAGTAATAGAAACTTGAAAGACCAACCTGATCGGTTTCGTCCACATCAAGGTTTTCGAAATTAGGTTCACCAACAGTGGGTACGCCATCTCCTTCACCGGCATCTCCCGTTCCGGAAACCCCATCAGCTCCTACATCATCGGTAAGCGGGTTCCAGTCAGAGTCGTTATCAATTCCGTCCGAACCGGACTCATCAATCATAGGGTTTAACAGACCATGGTTGATAGAATCTTGGCGGGTTGGGGTGCCGTTACCCACATCTTCGGCAAAACCGAGGTAATTTTTGTAATACAAGGCAGGAAGGAAGCGAATGCCACCGGTAATTTCCTGCTGACGTCGCTCAAAGTGCAGCAGCTGATCTTCGTCAATCAACCCATCCAGGTCATCGTCAATCAGATTCTTCTCGGTTACTGTAATCGTCTCGTTTCGGTTCTGAACTTCTTTAGTTACTTCTTCAAGGGTCATTCCCGGAGAAAGCTGATACTCAATACCCTGAGATGTTACCGTGGTGGTCCCACTTCCGAGGAATATAAATGAGCGTTCGCCTGTTTCTTGATCAATCAAAATAATAGGATCGCCTTCACTCAAAGTGCGGGGCTGAAAATCCTGGCTTTGAAATACGTTACCCTGCCCTGCAAGGGATGGATCTACATAAGGGAATCCGTCAATATTTAACTCATTGGGATCGCCATCACCATCGTTATCAATACCGTCTTCAGGGTCGCCGGGACTTTCCATAAAGGCGTACCCAACATATCCCACGTCGTTACCGTCATTGTTGGTTCCATCGGCATCCCATGAATAAACAATTCGGTTAGCCTGATCGAAGAAAGCCAGGTCATCCTGAGTATCCCCGGTACCGGAAACTGCACTTTCTCCGGCAGCTGTTCCCACTACCAGGCCAACAGAAACACGCGGATAGGTTGTGGTACTGGTGTTTGTCAATTCGTAGATATAAAACATGGCATCCTGAGCCAGGAACTGAGACCACTGGAGCCCACGCACGCTCATAGCAAGTCCCTGTCCATCCCGGGAAGGATCGGTACTGTCCGGCTCAAAGGGTGAAATTTCCCCTTGGTCAGCCAGGTCATTCATATACTTGTCATTGTGATCGTCGGTCCAGAAATACGTCTCGAAATCAGCATTTTGAATACCGCGGCCAAAGAAACCATTCCACTCCGGGCTTCCATCGGGAGCTATCCAGGTAGGCTGATCAGGCCAGCGATTCGGCCAGGTTGATTCATCCACGCTGATGGCCGGACGGTCGTTTTCACCATCATCATTGGCAAAACCTCCCATAGGCTCAAAACCCCAGAAACGGGTTTGGCCGGGACGAATACCCTGTCCTGCCCGTGGACCAAAGTTTGTAACAGAGTGCTGAACCAATGAATCCGCTTCTCCATCGCCGTTGGTATCAACCGGAATTTCCAATGAGATTACCGGAGATACATCACCGATGTAATTCACATCCGAACCGCGCGGCCACTGTCCTCGAATTTCACCCACGCCGCCTAACAGACCGGTATTGTGGAAGGTAATCCACACGCGATTACCATCCGATTCAGCACTTTTTCGGTACTCCCGGCTTGAGCGGTATTGTGGATCTTTAAGGAAGTCGGGCACATTTTGAGCGGTTGCATAATCCTGCGCAAAAAACAGGACCGCAAATAAAAAAACTAAGCTGGATGTAAATTTTTTCATGCTTTTTTGAGTATCAAACGAATGCATATTGGTATTCAATTAAAAATTATATCGGACTCCGAAAACCACACGTCGCGGTTCGTTATAAAAATCAGGTCGGTCGTAATTCTCATTCAGATATCGGATATCTCCCCTGAACGTTTTCAGGTCTTCATTTCTGTAGAGCGAATATTCTGCAGTTCCTGTATCAGAAAAAACTCCCTGCTCGTTACCGGTGTCGAGCACGTTGTCAATCTTGGCATAAACCTGAAGCCTTTGATTGCCGCCCATTTCAAAATTCTTGGTAAGGTTTAAATCCAGGTTGTACTTAGGCGGGCGTCGCTGGCTGTTTAATGGATTGACCGATGGAGGTGTTGTTCCGCTGCGAAGGGTGTAATCCGGAGTGTACGGGAAACCGGAACCTGCATTAAAAATAGCACCAAATCCCCAACCCTTTCTGGAAGTATAGTTAGCTGTCAGGTTAACCGTGTGGAGCTGATCCCAGTCTAATGGTACAATCCTTTTTTCGAGTTCAGTTTTTGCGGCCGCTGCATTGTAGGCCTGAGATGGATCGGAGGCATTTCCTTTGGCAATCTGGAAGGTATAATCTGCGGTAAAAAAGAGTCCGCTTGAAAGCGCCTGTTCGAAGCTTAAAACCACCCCTTTGATAAAACCGAAGTCAGAGTTCTTAACAATGCCATATCGCACTGATGTACCATCAACAACGGTAGGATCGGTGGCCGTACCCGCGAGGTTTCTGATATCCCGGAAAAAAGCGGTTACCTCTACAGCCGAGCTACTGGTTAATTCCTGCTTATATCCCAATTCACCGTTAATGGTTTTTTGAGGCTTCAGGTTTGCGTTACCGAGCAGTCCAATCAGTCCCGATCCGCTTCCAAGGCGGAAGAAGGGATTTTGGTACAGCAGGTTAAAGTTTGGAATCTGGAAAAAGTGACCATAAGAAAAGTGCAGAGCTCCGGTCTCCGAAATCGGGAAAGCTATTCCCAAACGGGGACTGAATTGCCAGGTGGGTTCTGAAGATTCAAATACCTGACTTTCGTCCTCAGGACGTTGCTCTTCAAACACAACATTAGGGTCGGTTGGGTCAGTAAATACCTTGAAATTTGAATCGAAGTAGTCGAAACGGACTCCGGCATTAATAATCAGGTTCCCGATTTCTACCTTATCCTGTATGTAACCGGAAACCTCAATTGGGTTTACATCATATTTCGAGTTCACAAAAACGGTTGACACTCCGCCATTAGGATTGTTAACGATAGAGGTTTTGTCGCTGTACTTTAGGGAATGATACCTATACTCAATACCGGATTTAATTTGGTTGGCGCTGTTTACCTGACTTGTAATGTCAAACTTACCGATCAACGTGCTGGTTTCCCGGCTTGTGCGACCGTTATCGGTTCCCCCTACTATAAAGTTGGATGTGATGTTGCTTGCCCGGAATCCCGCATAATCATTCGGCAGATATCTTGAGTCATTGGGATCTTCAAACAAGTACGACTCATACATTTTATAGGTATTCGATACGCTAACATCATAATAGGTATTACTTGAAAGCGTATGGGTGCCTTTCAGGTAGGCGCTGTAATTCCTGGTAAACTCCTGTCGCGAAAACTGCGGCATGAACTGAGCGGAATGATTGTAATTCTGAAACTCTTCTCCACCAAAAATAGCATTAGCTGCAATCTTCACCCCTGAAGCAGGACGCCAGGTTAACTTCATCTGGGCATTCAGTTTTTCATAGGGATTCATATTCACCAGCGAAGAATCACCGGAGCCCAAGGTATCCACCAGCCCAAGCTGACCGAGTGAATTAATCCCCACATCATTATAATCGAACACTTCCCGGCCATAAAACCAGCCGTCATTTCCAAAATATCGGGCGCTGGCAAAGAAAAACAGTTTATCCTTTATAATGGGGCCGTCAAGACTGGCTTCAACATTACGTACCGCGATGGGGTTAATCTGCCCAATACCTCTAAAAAGATCCGTCCTTGTGGATACATAATCACCTAAAAAGGTATTTACCGAGCCGGTAAAATTATTGCTTCCATCTTTGGTT
The nucleotide sequence above comes from Gracilimonas sp.. Encoded proteins:
- a CDS encoding TonB-dependent receptor, which produces MRYLFILFFSLTTATAFAQYGKIRGVVTDFETGETIIGASVIIEGTTKGDATDVNGEYIITGVESGSYNLVVSYIGYSQTTVEDVRVSIDLTTEINVELRAQVLEGEEVTVTAGRELIRKDVTASLSSVTSDQIEAIPVENFSEVVELQAGVVDGHFRGGRTGEVGYWVDGVPVTDVFDGSLSAGVENSSVKEVQVVTGAFNAEYGQAMSGIVNIVTKDGSNNFTGSVNTFLGDYVSTRTDLFRGIGQINPIAVRNVEASLDGPIIKDKLFFFASARYFGNDGWFYGREVFDYNDVGINSLGQLGLVDTLGSGDSSLVNMNPYEKLNAQMKLTWRPASGVKIAANAIFGGEEFQNYNHSAQFMPQFSRQEFTRNYSAYLKGTHTLSSNTYYDVSVSNTYKMYESYLFEDPNDSRYLPNDYAGFRASNITSNFIVGGTDNGRTSRETSTLIGKFDITSQVNSANQIKSGIEYRYHSLKYSDKTSIVNNPNGGVSTVFVNSKYDVNPIEVSGYIQDKVEIGNLIINAGVRFDYFDSNFKVFTDPTDPNVVFEEQRPEDESQVFESSEPTWQFSPRLGIAFPISETGALHFSYGHFFQIPNFNLLYQNPFFRLGSGSGLIGLLGNANLKPQKTINGELGYKQELTSSSAVEVTAFFRDIRNLAGTATDPTVVDGTSVRYGIVKNSDFGFIKGVVLSFEQALSSGLFFTADYTFQIAKGNASDPSQAYNAAAAKTELEKRIVPLDWDQLHTVNLTANYTSRKGWGFGAIFNAGSGFPYTPDYTLRSGTTPPSVNPLNSQRRPPKYNLDLNLTKNFEMGGNQRLQVYAKIDNVLDTGNEQGVFSDTGTAEYSLYRNEDLKTFRGDIRYLNENYDRPDFYNEPRRVVFGVRYNF